DNA from Onychomys torridus unplaced genomic scaffold, mOncTor1.1, whole genome shotgun sequence:
AaggtaactccagctacaaggcaTCACCATGGTCACAGAATCTTACTGGGGCTCTCACCCTGATGACAAGAATATGTATGCTATATACAATTTCCACCTGCTCCTCAAGCTTGAACCCATCCCAGGTGATATAGCTTAGAAGTCATACTTGCTAGAATCCATCAGCTTTAATTAGATGCTTCTCAGCCGTTAATATTTAAACTGACTTTGCTCTTTATTTAAATTTGGATGAGAGTTTACTGCATGGATTTAGAAGAATCAGAGTTGTCTGATCATAATGGATAGTTTTGGATCTCCAGTTTGCATACCCTCATCAATATGGGTATCCTGGAAAACATATGGCTCAATAGTAACTGATGTTATGTTTAATTAGCACCTAGAGAATAGAGGTATCTCTCTATTCAATATTCTCCTTATCTCAAGATTTATAAGTTCATTGGGTACGGTTAAAAGTCTGTAAAGTCTCCTgttacagacttttttttaatttaacttcaaatttgtaacAAAAGGCTGAAGGAAAAATGACCTACACACAGGTAATTTTAATTTactgtaattatatatatatatatatatatatatatatatatatatatatgattatttattatgtatatatgattCAAGTCTTGTATAAAAATTAGATCTTCTATAGCATAttatataaaatgcaaatttttaaataacagtCATATAGTTTTTCTTCCTCTTAGCTGATGCCTCTTGAGGATAAAAAGATAGCGTGCATGgtagccatctttactaaggttaaAATACATACCGCATAATTTCATTACCATCTTAAGATGACCATGTGATATAAACCAACTGTGATAACACTGTTAAAACTTAGTCTTGCTTGGCAGTGGTTAagctcacctttaatccaagcacttgggaggcagacacagggggatctctgtgagtaataggccagcctggtctgcagagtgagatccacaacaggcactgaaactacacagagaaatcctgtctcaaaaaaacaaaacaaacaaataaacagacaaaaaacctTATCCATACTGTCTTCCTTTTAGACTAAAGAAACACTGACAAGTCTCCAAGATATTTTGGCTTAGAATTGATTTCTTTATGATAAATTCCTGTAGATGTAAAGGTTTTCTCTGGTTAACAATAATTAATTTGGAAATGTATGTCTAAAACtgtaaaatcctaatcttatGAAAGCTATTAACTTGCTGTAAACCGTTAAAATAGTTAAAACATACAAATTAATGATCAATCaacttataaatgatcaaatttttTAATGTGCTCAAAACTAAGTTTATAGTCATTCTAAATACAAATATGAACCCTTTAAAAAGTAGCTTTGACCTTCTATATTTGTTTTCATGGTTAAGCCTagtgaaaataagtaaaaacaaagttTGCTTAAAATCAAAGTTTATGGCAGGTGTGAGGGGCTCAGGGATGTGTGGGAGGGCGCTAGATGATACGGGAGGGAACAGGGCAAGGCTGGTGACCCCATGCTGCTGTTGACACATGCTTGCCCTCCTCAGGTGTTTCTCATGATCCGCCTGCACAAGACCACCATCTTCATGGAGGGCAAGGAGTCGTGTACCGTGTTCCAGCTAAAGCGTGTTGTCCAAGGCATCCCCAAGTGGCCTCCAGAAGAGAAGTGGCTGTACAAAGATGACCAGCTGCTTGAGGACAGAACAGCTCTGGGCGAGTGTGGCTTCACTAGCCAGACAGCATGGATACAAGCCCCAGCCACAGTAGGCCTGGCCTTGGGTGCAGATGATGCCTTTGAGGCCCTGAACATTGAGCCCTTGTCCAGCCCTCCCTAGCTTCCAGATGTGATGATGCCATAGGATTCTAGAGGCAGTGTCAATGAACAAGCTGTGCAGTGAGGACCACGGGCCCTTCCCCCTAGAGACCAATTCCCTCAATAAAGATGATTTGgctgttaaaaaaaagtttacttaaattacaaaatatttaataagtggTTAAATACATGGTTAAATTAGCATCCATTCAATAACACACTAGCAACattaacaaaataacaaattgtACTCTGTCTTTGATTACTGAAACttcaattttacatttttatttttgtacaacataacaaaattaaaataacaatataaaaagTCTTAAgatgtattaaaaatataaaataaattaaaatcaaagagtttaagatatatttttacaaaataatacaatggcacaaaaatataaatataattatttacttCTCAAATATCCTTGAAGGCCTTAGGAAAGTAAACCAAAATACAGTCaataaaaaatagattgtttaaattttggtttttttttttttttttttttttttttgccaaacaCTAGTTTGGTGCATCCTAAAGATATGTTGTATCA
Protein-coding regions in this window:
- the LOC118575287 gene encoding elongin-B-like, with the translated sequence MIRLHKTTIFMEGKESCTVFQLKRVVQGIPKWPPEEKWLYKDDQLLEDRTALGECGFTSQTAWIQAPATVGLALGADDAFEALNIEPLSSPP